In candidate division Zixibacteria bacterium HGW-Zixibacteria-1, the DNA window ACCAAATGCTTAGAAATTGCACAATTTTACCCAAAAAGATTTTGTGCGAACCAAAACCGATCCCCCAAACCTCTCCCCGGCACGATTTACCGGGTCTAAAATGAATCGCAAATCATATAAGCAGCCAAATCATGGAAGAATATTCGCCAAAAAGGCAACCTGATGACAATTCTTAAACAATTGTTATGTTGTTATAATATAACAACATAACGTCAAGTCAAGATGTCGAAACCTCACTCGCTTCGCTTCCTTCGCCAAGCTCAGGATCTTCGACGTGACCTTCGGCTCTTCGAGCCTCAGGCAGGGGATTTCGACCTACTCGCCTATGTCATTACATTATAATAACATAACAGCATCGCATATCGCATGGGGTCCGCTGCCAAGACACCATTATTATGTCTGGAAACCAGGGTCATTGCATTTACATATATAATGAGTGATTATTGTGGTGGGATTTTGCGGAATTTATCTTATAAGAAAAAGCGGGAGACGGGGCTCGAACCCGCGACCAACAGCTTGGAAGGCTGTGACTCTAGCCAACTGAGTTACTCCCGCTTATAATGCCATTAACAATTATAATGACTCTTCTTTATTACGCGCTCGACGCTAAAATATATCGCCGCCCCGCTTTATGCAAGATTATTTTTGGAGATGTATATAATAAGGTGAAAAATGTAACGACAAAATATTTGCACGCACTCGATCCGGCAAGTTCGACTGGATAAAACCTCATTGAGGCCTGACTTATGCCGTCTTCAGCGAACAATATATATAAATCCCGATGGTGCCAAAGACAATTATGAGGAAAACCGGCAGGAAGAAAACACCCAATCCGTTGCAGCGTTCCATGGCCACCCCGATCGAAGCCCAGTTGATAAGAGTGAAAACCCATATCAGCTCAGCCTTGAGAATCGATAAGAACTTGCGCGCCAGGCGGTATTGCCGCTCAGCGTTTTCAGCGGTGATTCGAACAAGGTAATTGCAGTACTGCGGTTTGCGGCAGACAAGGGTCAGAAGGGTATATAGAAAAAGCGACACCAACGGCAGAATAATCAGAATGGCTTTACCGCTCCAGGCATCGGCCCGGCCGCTGACTCCAAAATGGCTGGGGACCTTATCAGGAAGAACCGACCAGTAATTAATTAACAGAAAGATAGACGTCAACAAACCTACCGCGGCGACAAGTTCGAATATTTTCTCTACCCGCGAAAGCGGCAATTCGATTACAGGGCGTTTTACCTTTTCCATATTGATTCGTCCTTGTTAAACATGCTCATGATCTGGCAGGGCAATTCGCAAAACAACGGATTGGTACAATACCATGTTATTCAAAAAACCGGCCATAATAAAAAAGTAGGCCAAATGCCATAAGCAAAACACTTATTATTGACTGAAGCCCTGATATTGTCTTGACAAAGCCAAATGGCTGATATTCGGCTTTCCAAGGCAAAATCAGGCGTAACCAACGCCCAAAATCTATTTCTCTAAAGCCCAAGTTAAATGTGCTTATAAGGCTAAAAAAACAACCGTGCATTAATAGTCTTATTTCTCTTAATACAAAAGAATAGAAATACAGAAAGCCACCCAAATTACTAATTTCCACAAGGCCAATTCTAAGTGCCGACTCATGTTCTCTATTTGTTCTAGGATCTATTTGCATTTTCTTGAATAGAACACCCGTAACTCCGGCAAAGTGAAACATTATAAAATAAATACCTGCACAAAACAAATATATTGCAAATACTATCTGAAATGGTCTTGCCAAATTGGAGCCATATTCAAAGGGTAAATCGAAAATCACCTTCTTTAAAGTACTCTGATTTCTTCGCTCCATCGCGCAGGTGATTTCCCTTTCCTTTTGTCTATAATTATTATTCCTGAAAAAGTTTTTTAATGTTATTAATGTATTATTTGAGCCTACAAATTGAAGATCCTTTAGCGACTTAGCATTGGCCAGGCTTTCCATAGTATAATCATCCAGAAAAGTGGGGGATATAATTGCATTTTGTAAAATACAATTTTTAAATTCAGCATTAATAAGTGAAGCCTTGTAAAAGGAAACGGACGCATGCCAAATAGCGGCCTCGGTCGCAATGAATGGCGTTTCGCCTGTGTCTCTACTTACATTTACCATGGAATATCCTATAAAACGAGCACCTTCAAAGTCGGCACTTCTACAAAATTTTACACGGCCAAAATCTGCGGCATAAATGAAATCTGATTCATAGAAAGAAATTTTTGACTGGAATTCGCTCCCATCAAAATATGCCTTTGAGAAATGGCATTTGCTAAAGGATGCCAATCCGACAAATATGCAGTCTTTGAAAATGACATCACTTTCGAAATTTACATTATACATATCAATCTTGCCAAAAATGGTACAACCATTTATTTCAACAGGACTTCGAAAATGCATAGTATTCCAATTCAGGTCATCCTTTAATGTGCTGTTAGTGATTTTTATGCGAGAATGAATCGTATCTTTTTGATATTGAAGTCTTCCAATAATAGTGCAATTAGTCAGATCAATGCTTATTCCTTTGGTTATGCAATTATTGATTGTATTAGAATAAACAACTTCATTAATTAATATTAAGGTATCTTTATTTTCTTTATAATCGTCACATAAAGTATTTATGGGGAAAATTAAGATAAATAAAATGGCAATTTTAGAGAATATTCCAATCATAATATTAAGCCGAAACTTTTACCTTAAATGATTTATACAATATAACTACATTCTATAAAATAAATAGTAATATTTTGACCTCGTCTTTTCCTAGCTCTTAGGAAATAATATGAGAAGGCCAAAGATGCCAGCAATATCCGCCAACTCATAGTTTTCATGTATGGTGATTAATTACAGGCTTTCCAAGTCAAAAATGATGTGCCTGTATATATAAAATAATGTTGGTTTTCTCGTTTATTCGCGCCGCCAATACACTGGAACCCGCCCTATCGGTTGTCTCATTGCCGGTTGTTGCGGTCGGTCTTTTTCAACAGGTCGGCTTTTTCGTAATCGACCACCGGCAGTCTCCCCCAGTGGAGCTTCCGCCGCAAAATATCGTAAAACGAGAATTCTTCGAACTTGATAAATTTGACGACATGCCTGGCGCGGGTGATCCTTATCGTCCCGGTCGGCGAAAAATTAGTCGCGACCTGCCCGTCAACGGTCAGATTGGCATTGCCATGCTCCGAGCGGATACGCACTTCCAGCGTAACATCAGCCGGAAACACCATCGGCCGCGAGGTCAGCGAAAAGGGTGAAATGGGCGAGGCAATAAAAGCATTCATATTGGGATTGAGAATCGGCCCGCCGACCGCCAGCGAGTAGGCTGTCGAACCGGTCGGCGTCGCAACAATCAACCCATCGGCAGTGTACGAACAGATGTACTCATCATTGGCATATAAACTCAAATTGATGACACGGCTGACGGCGCCCTTGTCGATGACGACATCATTTAGTGCAAACTGAGAATCAAGCTGCGGCCCATCGATGACATTGGTCTTGAGAAGCATCCGCTCCTCGATCTGGTAATCATTGGCCGCCACCCGCTTCAGGGCGCCGCCCAGTTGCTCCGGTGTCAATTGGGTCAGAAAACCGAGGTAGCCGAGGTTGATACCCAGAATGGGTATCTCCTGTTCGGCGATGGCGCGCGCCGTGGCCAGCATGGTCCCGTCGCCGCCCAGCGAGATAACGGCATCGGAGTTGACGCATAATTCTTTGCGCGGAACGGTGCGGACTTCCATCATGGGGCCGGTGACGACATTCTCGCAGACAAAGGCTTCATGCCCGTTATTTTCGCACCATTCGAGAATAAAGTTAACCGCCTCGGCGGCATCGGGGCGGCCGAAGTTTGCAATTATCCCAAATCGCATCTTAATCCTCTGTTATTTAGCTGATGATTCGCCATAGTTGCCATTGACGGCAACCGCGTTGATTTTCATGGCGCCTTTTTTGAGGTGCAATTTTTCCAGAATTGTGCGGCGATCGTTATAGATATCGTCGATGTACCGCACCAGTGTATCGGCATTGAGACCGATCTCATCGAGAAGTATCTTGCGCGTCCCCTGCGAGATAAATCTGTCCGGGATGGCAAAAGAATGGAACCCGCCTTTAAATCCGTTCTGCAACAGGTAATTTCCGATCATCTGCCCCAGTCCGCCGATATAGCCGTTTTCTTCGATGGTAATGATCTGCCGGTAATTTTTGATGCAATTATTAAGCATCTCCGTATCGAGCGGTTTGATAAAACGGGCATTGATAAGGGCCACTTCGCGGCGGTCCTTCAACATTTCCTGCGCGCTCTTGGCGACTTCGAACATAGTGCCGACACCGATTACGGCGATTTCGCCGGTTTGGCTTATCTGCTGCCATCTGCCCCACTCGATATTTTCCAATTCACCGGTCATGGGATACGGCACCGACCCGCGAGGATATCGAACGGCGCACGGCCCGTCGAGCTCGCGCCCGGCGATTGTATGAAGCATGGAGCGGAACTCATCGCCGTCTTTGGGCGACATGATAGTCATATTGGGTACGACGGACAGATACGACAGATCGAAACAGCCATGATGCGTCGGGCCGTCATCGCCGACCAGTCCGGCCCGGTCGATGCAAAAGACAACCGGGAGTTTCTGAAGGGCGGCATCATGTATGATCTGATCGTAGGCACGCTGCAGAAAAGTGGAATAGATGGCCACATAAGGTCTGATGCCTCCGGCGGCCAAACCGGATGCAAAACAGGTGGCGTGCCCCTCGGCAATACCGACATCAAAAAACCGATCGGGGAATTTTTCGGCAAAGCCGGTCAGGCCGGTGCCGGCGGACATGGCTGCCGTAATGGCCACAATCCGCTTATCTTTTTCAGCCAGCTCGATCATGGTATCGCCAAAAATCCTGGTATATCCCGGCAGGCTTGATTTGGAATTGGTTTCACCGGTAATTTTATCGAAGGCGCCGATTCCATGAAATTTGGTGGCATTGGCCTCAGCCGGGGCAAAACCCTTTCCCTTGACGGTGACAACATGAAGCAGCCTCGGGCCGGAAATACTCTTGATTTGCGTAAGGGTCTTTTTCAGCAATGGGAGATCGTGCCCGTCAATCGGACCGAAATACCGAAACCCAAGTTTATCAAAGAGATAACCCGGAACAAACAGGCCCTTGATGGATTTTTCGATATCCGAAACCATGGCGCGGATTTTATCGCGGCGTTTGAACCGGCCGGTCAATTCCCAGATTTCGTCGCGGAGTTTATTGAACCGTTTATCGGTCATGATATTGGTCAGATATTTGGAAAGCGCCCCGACATTTTTGGAGATCGACATTTCGTTGTCATTGAGAATGACCAAGAGATTTTTTCGGGAAGCTCCGGCGTTATTAAGCCCCTCAAACGAAAGGCCGCCCGATAAAGCTCCATCGCCGATAACCGCAATCACTTCATGGTTTAATCCCTGCTGGTCGCGGGCGGTGGCCAGACCGAGTGCAGCCGAGATCGAAGTCGAGGCATGCCCCGCACCGAACGGGTCGGCCGGGGACTCGTCCCTTTTGGGGAAGCCGGCGATCCCTTTGTATTTTCTTATGGTATGAAGCCGATCGCGCCGACCGGAAAGAATCTTATGCACATAACATTGATGCCCGACATCCCAGACAATCTGATCGGTCGGGATATCGAAGACCGAATGCAGCGCCATAGTCAACTCGACCACACCGAGATTTGAGGCCAGATGCCCGCCGTTTTGCGAGACAGCCGAGATAACTTCCTGACGGATTTCGTCAGCAAGCGAATTCAACTGCTCATCATCGAGTTCTTTTATATCGGAAGACTTTTTTATGTTATCCAGAATACTCATCAATCAATTTTCCCTCATACCAATATAACGGGCAATAAACATAAAATGATTCGCATCAATATCAAGACTGTGACATATTTCAATGGCCCCGTCTATCAGTTTATCAACGTCTTTTCTGGCTTTGTCCATACCGACGGTTCCGGGATAGGTCGCTTTCTGATTCTTACAATCGGAGCCGACGATTTTTCCAAGTTTCTGCGGGTCCCCCTCGACATCAAGCATATCATCAACGATTTGGAAAGCAAGGCCGATTTTTTCGCCATAATCGGACAGCCTGGCCAGCATCCGGTCGTCCACTCCGGCCAGGATGGAGCCAATACGAACGGAAGATCTTATCAGGGCGGCGGTTTTCAGCAGATGAATGAATTTAATTTCATCGATACTGACTTTTTTTCCTTCGGCCTCGATATCGGCCATCTGACCGCCCAGCATGCCATAGGTTCCGATAGCCATAGCCAGCTCACTGACCACCTCGGCCGAACCAGACCGCGCAATCAGCTTGAAAGCAAGATCATGCATGGCATCACCGGCCAGGACAGCGGTAGCTTCATCGAATTGCTTATGCAGGGTGGGTATTCCGCGGCGCAGGTCATCATCATCCATGCACGGCAGATCATCATGTATCAGCGAGTAGGTATGCACCAGTTCCAGCGAGCAGGCGGCCGGATTGATAATAGCGGCATTGTTTCCACCGCAGGCATAATAAGAAGTCAGGCATAAGATGGGGCGAATCCGCTTGCCGCCGGCCAGGACGGAATAACGCATGGCCTGATGCAATTTTTGCGGAAAATCGCTCTCGGGCGGAAGGTACTCATGCAAAAGAGCATCCACTTCAAGACGTTTCTGCTTGAGATATTCTATTCCGGTCGGGATCATGTCAATCGCCATCTTCTTCCTCATCAAAAGGAACTTCGACCAGTTTCTCCTGCTGTTCTTTCAACTTCATGATTTTATTTTCCGCCCCTGAAAGCGTTTTGCTGCAAAAGGCGGCAATTTCGACCCCTTCGGAATACAGCGCAATGGATTCTTCAAGTTTAATCTCGCCCGACTCCAGTTGGCGGGTGATTTCATCAAGCCGGGTCAGGGCCGATTCAAAGTCCTTAAATTTCTTCTTTTCCGCAGCCATAATAATTACGCTCGCTTTATCTCTTTTATCAGGGCCGTGACCGAACCATCCTGCAAAACAGCCTCGACCATATCGCCGCCGGTTATCGCCTCCACTGATTTTACTGTTTCCCCACCCGGCAGTTTCATCAGCACGGCATATCCACGTTTAAGAATCGCCAGCGGAGACAGCGATTCCAGCCGCGACAGGCTCAAAGATAAGATGTTTTTCTTTTTTTCCAATAAATTTTTTCCAGCATTTTCAAAGTGGCGCATAAGGTTGTCAAGAGTCTGCTCCCGTTCCCTGACACTGTTTTCCGGCCTCTGATAGACCGGGCGGTTCATATACTGGACCAAAGTGGTCCGATGTCGCTTGATAAACATCTCCAGCGAATAACTCATTTGCGACAAATAGTCGGTCAGATCCTGTATCAAGGTCCTTTTATCCCAAATAACCAGCTCCGCCGCCGCTGACGGTGTCGGGGCGCGCAGGTCGGCGGCCAGATCGGCCAGCGTAGTGTCGATCTCATGGCCGACACCGGAAACAATCGGCTTTTTCGAAGCCACCACCGCCCGGACCAGCGGCTCCTCGTTGAACGCCCATAAATCTTCCAGCGATCCGCCGCCGCGGCCGATTATGATGACATCGATATCATCGCGGCTGTTGAAATAATTGATGCCGGCGATAATGCTTTCGGCGGCTCCTTCGCCTTGCACAAGGGCCGGATACAAAATCAATTTCACCGAATCATTGCGCCGTCGGGCAATATTTATAATGTCCCGAACCGCCGCGCCGGTGGGCGAAGTGACAATTCCGATGGTCATCGGGTATTCGGGCAATGGCTGCTTGAGCGATTCTTCAAAAAGCCCCTCCCCGGCCAGCTTTTTATAAAGCTGCCGAAAAGCGACTTCAAGCTCACCAACCCCGACCGGCAGCAGCTTTCTTACATTTAGCTGATAATTGCCCCCCTTTTCATAAACGGTAACACTGCCGAAAGCCCGGACTTTCATGCCGTTTTCGGGCTCAAATCTGAGATATTGGCCGAGTGAGCGCCAGATAGTCAGCTTGATGACGGCGTTTTCGTCTTTAAGAACCAGGTAACGATGGCCCGAAGAATGGTGGATATAATTGGAGACCTCCCCTTCCACCCATATTTCGGGGAAGGATTCCTCGAGGGCGTATTTTATCAGCCGGGTGAGGGCGGTTACGGTATATATTTTCTCTTCCGATTGCTGCACAACCAATTGATACGAATTCTAAATTCATTTGGCAATGGCATTTTTGGGTAAAAAAAGGGCGGCCGAAGCCGCCCGAATAACAAACATTTATTATCCACTACCAACACATCAAAGGAGGGCCACCTTTATAGATGTAATTTATCAAGTAAACGACATCCAGAATATTTATAGACGCATTGCCGTTTACGTCACAGGCATCAACATTCTCTGGGATCCAGCCGCACTTATCTTCCCCCTTGCATTTATAGAGATATAGAAGGATTGTACAAACATCAAGGATGTTGACACGCCCGTCATCATTGGCATCGCCACACTCATAATCGCGAGTAATATATAGTGTGACAGGAATTGAAATTTCATCGACGACTGCCGAATCTTCATCAATAGCCGTGACTAAAACTTCGCATAAATAGACGCCCGTATCCGTCGAAGCATCTATCCAGACATCCAGTTCAAACGGCGTGACCGGTGAATCGGCAAAGACGGGAAATAGCCACGAACAATTTTCCACTATATTTAGTTGGAGGTTGGCCCCGTCTAATTCATAAATTAAAACAGTGTCCCGCACCCCTTGCAAGGGATGTAAACTAAACTCAAGCGACGGTGGTTCGGCGACTAACTCAAATGCCTGCGCGACAGATACTGATATACAAGAGTAAATAATTAAAAATGCTAAAAGGGCTTTGAGCCCTGCCCGGTAGTTTTGCGTTTGCCGAGACATAACATCCTCCCACCCAATTAGTTGCTGTCAAACAAGGTCGTAATTCTTTGTGGTTTTTATACATGGGCAACGACTCTGCTGTCCCCGGATATAATGACCTCCTGTTATGTCTTTTGAGATTCGGTCGAAATCTTACAAGAATTCTGTCGATCCGCTAACTCTCCGGCCATGGGTCGGGGCCGCAGATAGGCGCCGGGCCGCCACGGTACATATATTTAATCAAATAGGACACATCAAGCAGATTGATGGCCCCATCACCATTGGGATCGGCTTCCGGCATGCAAGGCGGTACTGCTCCGCCTTTGTAGACATAGCAGATGATATAAGTTACATCAAGAATCCCGACGGAGCCATTATTGTTGGCATCACCGGGCTCATCGCAGCAACCTGGTACATCACAAGCATCGCCAACGCCATCGCCATCAGTATCTGTCTGGTCAGGATTATATACATCCGGGCAGTTGTCATCCAGGCAGGTATTCAGGGCAAAACCGGGGTTCCCATAGCCGTCATTGTCGGTGTCGATGCATTCGTCGCAGAGATCGCCGATACCATCGGCGTCAAAATCCTCCTGATCGGAGTTGGCGATTATCAAACAATTATCACAGCTATCGCCGATACCATCGCCGTCATAATCTTCCTGATCCGGGTTATAAATATCGGGGCAGTTGTCCACAGCACAGATGCTGGCTGGAAAACCGGGATCACCGAAACCATCGCCATCGCTGTCCGTGCAGTCATCACAAACATCGCCGAAACCATCATTGTCCAAGTCGGCCTGGTCCGGGTTATAGACTGAAAAACAGTTATCCGGCGGGCATTCATTTTCGGGATGCCAGGGATCGCCGAAACCATCGGCATCAAAATCGTAGCACAGGCCATTCAAGAATATGGCAATATTATGCGAATAATAATTGGTTACGGCCAGATCAAGGTCGCCGTCCGAATCAAAGTCGGCGGACTGCATCGCAACCGGCTCGTTTCCCGATGAAAATGTCCGCACCGACCCCAGAGTTCCATCGCCGGCATTGTTAAATAAACAGACATTATTTCTTATACGGGAGACGCATCCGACATCGAGGTCGGAATCGGTGTCAAAATCGCCGATAATGGCGGATTGTGCCTTTTCGCCGGCAGACTGTGCACTGAATAGTGCAAAGGTGGCATCCTGATTATTCATGAAGACCATGACGTTTCCGGTAAGATAGTTGGAGACAGCCAGATCAAGATATCCATCGGCATTCAAATCGCCGGCCGCAATCGACTGCGGGTCCCCACCGGCGGCATAATCGACATGCCAGCCGAAATTGGCGTGACCGTCATTAATAAGAATAGATATATTGTCCGAATTCTTGTTGGCCGTCGCCAGGTCGGCATCGCCGTCATTGTCAAAATCACCGGAACAGACCCACTCGGGGTTACCGTTGACGGCATAAGTATTATAAATCGTAAAAAGGCCGTCACCATTGTTTAAATGAACCGTCACAACACCGCTTACGTAATCTGTATTGGCCAGGTCAAGATACCCGTCACCATTTAGATCCTCTGTTATGACAGTATATGGATTTTGACCGACACCGTAAGAATTGGAGAATGTAAATGTGCCATTGCCGCTGTTATGATACACGTAGAGACTGTTGTCCAATGAATTAGCCACCACGAAATCGACATAGCCATCACGATTTAGATCGGCCGCCGCGATACCGCGGGGACCAAGGGCCGTCTCATAAGAGGGACCGGCGGAAAAAGTGCCATCACCCTGATTCAACCAGACATAGACATTCTGGTCTCCTTGCGGGGCGGCCAAAATATCAATATCGCGGTCATTATCAATATCGGCCACGGCGATTGGCCATAGATCCGGCACATTACCGTAAGTCGCATCGAGAATAAAAGAACCGACAAAACCGCCGCTGGTTCCGACAGTAAAGCTCCAATTAAAATAATTCTCCAGCGAATCCTCTGACTCTGATTTTATATCGGTAGTCAGGATCACCGTAACGACTTCGCCGGCATGGAAATCGAAGTCGGGATCAAATAAAGCCGTTTGTGTCTCCGAATTGTAGGTGATAGCTCCGAAACATAGACCGGAGGTCCTGGTATTCACCACAAAAGAACCGCCGTTGATCGAGCCGGACTTCATGGCGCAATCAAAAGTCACCGATATCATATCGCCCGGCGACACATTCAGCTCATTTTGCTCCGGCGTTAATGTCAATATGTGGGGTGTTTGCCCATAGATCGCACCCGTCAGAAATAGTATTATTACTAAAACGGTGGTGGGAATTAGGTTGTCGCGCCTGGTCATAATATCCTCCTCCCGATAAACTGTACGAATGTAGATAGTTATAATATATCCACATTTAAGATTGGTGCAAGCAAAAATCGGTAACCAATACAGAATTAATCCTGATTGCCCGCACCTTTGACCTGGAGTAAAGACGTATTTATCTAAGATTGTGTTTAATTCGGATCGCCGACCAGAATAAAGCCGGCCCAGAGAAGCGGATGGCCATGCCCCAGAGAGCTGCGGGATTGGGCCAGTTGTTCCAGTTGCGAATTGCGCAGGGCGTCAACTTTCGATTCCCCCGCCAGCCAGCGGCCGTAAAACCCATGCATCAGTTGCGAGGTTTCCTTGTCCATTATTTTCCAGAGACTCATCAACAGGGATTTAACGCCGGCATGGCGGAAGGCCCGCTGCAGGCCGAAAACGCCTTCGCCGTTAATGCTTTCCCCCACACCGGTTTCGCAGGCGGACAGCACGGCCAGTTGCGTTCCGGTCAGGTTCAAACCGGAAATTTCATAGGCGGTCAGAATGCCGTCTTCGTCGGTGGTCGTTTTTGCATCCTTCGCTGAAAGCAGCCGGTTTGCTCCAGCCAGAGCCAGCCCGGATCGCATCAGCGGATTGTTTTGCGCCGGGTCGTTTGAAACTGCTGACGCGTCACAAAAGAAGCCGTGTGTGGCCAGATGGAGGATGCTTGGGGGAATGGTAATCGACTTAAGGACTTTCTCTCCGGCCTTGTTTCCGTAATAACCGCGGACTTCAAGAGCACCCTTTCTTGCTAAGAGCTCGGTAATAGAATTCATTTCGATCCGGCCATACCTGAGGGGAGGAAATGCAGTATTGAGACAATCTATTGATCGGCGGTCAATATCCCGGCTCTGAGAATAATTGACGTTTCGAATGGTTGGTTCCCCCCTGTTATCGGGCGAACCGACCGAATCACCTGTATAGTCGAAATC includes these proteins:
- a CDS encoding NAD(+) kinase (catalyzes the phosphorylation of NAD to NADP); amino-acid sequence: MRFGIIANFGRPDAAEAVNFILEWCENNGHEAFVCENVVTGPMMEVRTVPRKELCVNSDAVISLGGDGTMLATARAIAEQEIPILGINLGYLGFLTQLTPEQLGGALKRVAANDYQIEERMLLKTNVIDGPQLDSQFALNDVVIDKGAVSRVINLSLYANDEYICSYTADGLIVATPTGSTAYSLAVGGPILNPNMNAFIASPISPFSLTSRPMVFPADVTLEVRIRSEHGNANLTVDGQVATNFSPTGTIRITRARHVVKFIKFEEFSFYDILRRKLHWGRLPVVDYEKADLLKKTDRNNRQ
- the xseB gene encoding exodeoxyribonuclease VII small subunit; translation: MAAEKKKFKDFESALTRLDEITRQLESGEIKLEESIALYSEGVEIAAFCSKTLSGAENKIMKLKEQQEKLVEVPFDEEEDGD
- a CDS encoding geranyl transferase; amino-acid sequence: MRKKMAIDMIPTGIEYLKQKRLEVDALLHEYLPPESDFPQKLHQAMRYSVLAGGKRIRPILCLTSYYACGGNNAAIINPAACSLELVHTYSLIHDDLPCMDDDDLRRGIPTLHKQFDEATAVLAGDAMHDLAFKLIARSGSAEVVSELAMAIGTYGMLGGQMADIEAEGKKVSIDEIKFIHLLKTAALIRSSVRIGSILAGVDDRMLARLSDYGEKIGLAFQIVDDMLDVEGDPQKLGKIVGSDCKNQKATYPGTVGMDKARKDVDKLIDGAIEICHSLDIDANHFMFIARYIGMREN
- a CDS encoding exodeoxyribonuclease VII large subunit gives rise to the protein MVVQQSEEKIYTVTALTRLIKYALEESFPEIWVEGEVSNYIHHSSGHRYLVLKDENAVIKLTIWRSLGQYLRFEPENGMKVRAFGSVTVYEKGGNYQLNVRKLLPVGVGELEVAFRQLYKKLAGEGLFEESLKQPLPEYPMTIGIVTSPTGAAVRDIINIARRRNDSVKLILYPALVQGEGAAESIIAGINYFNSRDDIDVIIIGRGGGSLEDLWAFNEEPLVRAVVASKKPIVSGVGHEIDTTLADLAADLRAPTPSAAAELVIWDKRTLIQDLTDYLSQMSYSLEMFIKRHRTTLVQYMNRPVYQRPENSVREREQTLDNLMRHFENAGKNLLEKKKNILSLSLSRLESLSPLAILKRGYAVLMKLPGGETVKSVEAITGGDMVEAVLQDGSVTALIKEIKRA
- the dxs gene encoding 1-deoxy-D-xylulose-5-phosphate synthase → MSILDNIKKSSDIKELDDEQLNSLADEIRQEVISAVSQNGGHLASNLGVVELTMALHSVFDIPTDQIVWDVGHQCYVHKILSGRRDRLHTIRKYKGIAGFPKRDESPADPFGAGHASTSISAALGLATARDQQGLNHEVIAVIGDGALSGGLSFEGLNNAGASRKNLLVILNDNEMSISKNVGALSKYLTNIMTDKRFNKLRDEIWELTGRFKRRDKIRAMVSDIEKSIKGLFVPGYLFDKLGFRYFGPIDGHDLPLLKKTLTQIKSISGPRLLHVVTVKGKGFAPAEANATKFHGIGAFDKITGETNSKSSLPGYTRIFGDTMIELAEKDKRIVAITAAMSAGTGLTGFAEKFPDRFFDVGIAEGHATCFASGLAAGGIRPYVAIYSTFLQRAYDQIIHDAALQKLPVVFCIDRAGLVGDDGPTHHGCFDLSYLSVVPNMTIMSPKDGDEFRSMLHTIAGRELDGPCAVRYPRGSVPYPMTGELENIEWGRWQQISQTGEIAVIGVGTMFEVAKSAQEMLKDRREVALINARFIKPLDTEMLNNCIKNYRQIITIEENGYIGGLGQMIGNYLLQNGFKGGFHSFAIPDRFISQGTRKILLDEIGLNADTLVRYIDDIYNDRRTILEKLHLKKGAMKINAVAVNGNYGESSAK